Below is a window of Microtus ochrogaster isolate Prairie Vole_2 unplaced genomic scaffold, MicOch1.0 UNK837, whole genome shotgun sequence DNA.
GCCAACGATACCCCAGGCTGTGCAGAACACCCTGTCTGTCCCCAAAGTCCAGCTATTTCAGATGATTCCACAGGCTGTGCAATACACCCTGTCTGTTCCCTTTTCACTCAGGCTTCAATTCGGTGGCCACCGCCAGGATCTTCTACAAGCTCATGTTGCGGCTGGGCTTCCAGAAATTCTACATTCAAGGCGGGGACTGGGGGTCCCTCATCTGCACCAACTTGGCCCAGATAGTTCCCAAGTGAGTTGATGTAACAATCAGGCATGGTACAGTCTCTCCAGGATCTCTGTGTGGGTGGAATCCACACAGGACACGGACTGTTGACCCGAGGGCCCCTCCAGCAGTGTCCGAGACATTGGAGCACCCCTTAGCCAGATCCCCACAGGCCCAGATGCTGTGGGCCTGGGGCTGAGGAAACATCTTCCCTCATTGGGTGAGAGAGGGCAGGTTGACCCCATCCTCTCCTTGGGGCAACTGTGGTGGCTGTCTAAAGCAGACGAAGAGGCCTATATTAGATCATGTTGGACAAGATCTAGGACAGGCCTGACCAGAATACTCTAGAACAATTCCCTCCTCTCCAGCCACTCATCTCAACTCAGTGGATGCCCCCGAAGGACAGGTGTCATTGGACACTGGCTCTTCAATCTCGTGGCCTGTCCCTTCCGCCCCCATCTCCTCTCACAGAGCAGTCAAGCTCACCTGTGCCCATTCCTCTTCCCGCAGCCACGTGAAAGGCCTGCACTTGAACATGGCTTTCATTTCAAGAAGCATCTACACCCTGACCCCTCTCCTGGGCCAGAGCTTCGGGAGATTTCTTGGCTACACTGAGAGGGATATCGAGCTGCTGTACCCCTTCAAGGAGAAGGTTTTCAACAGCATCATGAGGGAGAGTGGCTACCTACATATCCAGGCCACCAAGCCAGATACTGTGGGTAAGCACACCAGGGCTGGGGGACCCAGAGGGAATCCCACTGACCCTGAGAACACAGCTTACAGCAAGAGAGCCCTAACAAGGTACACAGGACTCTGCTTTCcatgctgagaattaaactcagggcATCGCACGTGCTAGCTAAGCCACCTGCCACTCAGTACAGCTATAATCCCAGGCATGGGAGGTAGAGCCAGGGGACCCCCACAACTTTTAGGTACCtagtccacacagtgagttccaagccatcctgggctatatagcaagactcttgactcaaaaaagaagaggaggaaaagaggaaaataaacaaaaaatttaattcaTAAGAAAAATGATAGGATGATCAAATAAACAGTCGTTTGTTCAAAGGTATTAAATGCAAACTTGTTTTCTAATGGATACAGAACTCATTAACACCCACAAGTAGTCAGGCCTAGTGATGcttgcaagcctgtaatcccagctgctctGGAGGCTACAGCAAGACAAGGCCTCCTGGGTGGCTTAGTCTGAGACCTGATCTCAGAGTGAACACAGGAAACATGTCCGTgaggcagctcagtgggagagcatttGCCTTGCAACTGTGAAGtccctgagtccaatccccagtaTAGAAACAAAATTGCCTGGAGGGGGGTATGTATTTCTTCTTGAGAGACCAGAACCATTTGtattttcctggtttttcttttagctGTAAAGTAGCTAAAAGACAAGGGAAGGTGGGACCCCCCCCCACCCTAGaatagtgtttctcaaccttcctaatgttgtgacccttaatacagttcctcatgttgtgatgaccccccaccataaaattattttcattgctacttcataactgtaattttgctacagttctgaattgtaatgtaaatatctgatattcagatatctaatatgtgacccgtttgaaagggtcattcaacccccaagaGAGTCAcatcccacaggttgagaacccctgccttAGAAGAGCCAAGGCCTGTGAGGTGTCCTCTGGATGTTCCTCTAGTCCATTCAGAGGCCACCTGGGAATCATTTTGCTCACTTCAGAGCCTCCCACAGTTCCCCTGGCAGTCCCATACCCACACCAAGGACAGCCTCTGATCACATTAGCCCTGTGCAAAGTCGGGATTCCTTTTCAGTTATGAAACAGATGCTCATCATATGATTTaaaatgcaacacacacacacacacacacacacacacacacacacacacacacactcgcgcaCAAGAAGTCAGTCTTGAGCTCTCTCGCCTTCCAGCTGCACTCTCCAGAAGAGCTGGCAACCTCGTCCCTTACACATGTTGTAAATGCAGGCCCTATGGGTCCGACACAGGTGAGGGCCTCTTCCGGGACCTGAATGGGTCCCCCGCACTCCTCTAACTAGGTGTCCTAGGGTGCTGTTTCCGGTACTCATCCTTCTGGTGATTGGAGCCACGCTGCATGGACTCTGTATTCTGGCTCCTTTTTCCCAGTATGACTTTCGAGAGGCTTCTATGCTGTTACCCCGGCCATGATATTTAATACTGGCTGTGCTATTGATCTTCCTTTGCTATACGAGGCTACTCAGGCCAGGGCTCCAGAAGTGGGGTGCATTGCTGGGCCTGCTGCCGCTCTGTGGCACCCACACACCTCCGTCCTGGAGTCATACTCTCTGGGGCCAGGCTCGAATCCCTCCCTTGCTCCTCCCCACCCAGGCTGTGCTCTGAACGACTCGCCCGTGGGCCTGGCTGCCTACATCTTAGAAAAGTTCTCCACCTGGACCAAGTCAGAATACCGTGACCTGGAGGACGGAGGCCTGGAGAGGTGAGGCCCCACGGCCCTGCTGCAAGGACCCAGTCCCCAAGCTCAGCCCTTTTCTGCCTGCCattccatccccaccccaaggCGCTCCACAGGGGAAGCCAGCAACCATCTTCAGCCCTTGACTCACTGCACCTCCTACTCCATGGCCAGTGTTGTCATTATGGGGATGGGGAAGTAGAGGCCAGCACGGTCTGGTCACTTGTTGGTGGGGAGACAAGATATGTGTGCCAGGAAGTCCCCAAAGTCGCAAACACCCTTCATCACAGGATAACTGAACCTTCTCTCACGGCACCTATGTAGCCTGTGGGTTCTGTGGCAGCCAGCGGGGAGAGGCAGAGCTGTGAGAACACATACATGtgagggtgtgtttgtgtgtccctcCGACACAGTGCTGAGTGACACGGAGCTTAGCATTGATGCTGTGCTCTTTGTGGCATGGTCACATCGAGGCACAGGCTGCAAGACATCCAAGCAGGGGCGTCCATTCAGAGCCCGGATCCACAGAGGTAGAGCTAGGGTAAAATATCATATAGAAGAGACAGACCCATGTGGTCTGGTTGTCCTGGGGTAGATGTCACAGAAAATGTGGATGGCAGCATCTAGAGATGCTGGAACATCCctacagaggagggaaaggaaaggacagagggatgggacagacagacagaaaggacagaGGCCGATAAGAGCCTCACTCTACAGACCTGAGCAGTAAGAGCagttcaggaagcagagctgagaaTAGAGTTGAGGGTGGAGTgggagtggaggtggaggagcagggagggcagCTGGAAGAAGGGGCCTAGGGGTAAGGTGACAGATGGTGTGGCTAGcctaggaaggagagaaagctgACCCGGCCAAGGAGGCAGATGGGTGATTCAGGGACCAACACTGGCAGATCACAATTCTAGGGCAGAAAAACCTGGAAACGCCGGGCCCAAACACAGTGGACACTAGCATCTGCCAGACTAAGATGTTCTCAAAAAGGGTGACCAGGCAGGTGGGGCTGTGATAGACGTGTGGCCCATCAGGACACATCCAATTGGGACCCTTGGAGGCGTCAGCAACTGGGATCGAATGGGGTCAGCAGGGTTGGGAGGCCACTTGGGGCTGTAGCTTAGTCACAGTTAAGGCTCAGAAGATCACAGGGCTGAATCAGTGGGGTCAGCAGGTGTCACAAAAGGGATGCTCTGCAGTGGGCCATCAACACAGAGGCCCTTCTACAAGGCAGACAGCTGCCAGGGATCGCTGGAGCTGTGGAAGGTCACAGCCATGAGTGGCAACTGTAATTCCTCAGCCCTTCTCTGCACTCCCAAGCTAGCCTTACCTGATGTTTCCAGCCTGAAGGGGCAGCCCCTTTGTTCTTACAGCCATAGCTTTCACTGACCTGGGCATCCTGTGTGCTTTCCCAGGAAGTTCTCCCTGGAAGATCTGCTGACCAACATCATGATCTACTGGACAACAGGAACCATTGTCTCCTCCCAGCGCTACTACAAGGAGAACCTGGGCCAGGGTGTCATGGTCCATAGGCATGAAGGGTAAGCCTGGCTGAGCAGGGAGAGGGGactctggggctggggctggtaACCACTTGGCCTTTAATCCATAGAAGGCAAGATGGTGCGATAAGAAAGACAGCAGATGTTCTTGGGATCCTGATGTTCCCCGGATCCTGCTCTGCTGGGACAGAGGTATTGGGGTTTGCAAGGTCTACATTGAGACGCTCAGGTGACAGCAAGGAAACAGACTCACAAAGTGGGTGTTTAGAGGCTCACATGACCTGTTACATGGTCCTCCCAGGCAGAGAGCGTCTTTAGTAAGTGAAAAGCAGGAACTATAATGGGAGGGTAGTGTAAGCCTTTGAGGGCTCCATGATCTAGCTGAACTCTCCCCAGGCCATAGGTGTCCCCTCTGGAAACAGGAGAACACAGCATCTCTGCCTCACCCTACCCCTCTTCCCTGCAGGATGAAGGTCTTTGTGCCCACCGGCtattctgccttcccttctgagATACTGCATGCTCCAGAAAAGTGGGTGAAGGTCAAGTACCCCAAGCTCATCTCCTACTCCTACATGGAGCGTGGGGGCCACTTTGCTGCCTTTGAAGAGCCCAAGCTTCTGGCCCAGGACATCCGCAAGTTCGTGTCCCTGGCCGAGCTGCAGTGATGACACTAGCTTCCAACCATGGCTTTAGCAGCAGCCCTGGTTCCCCTGGAGGCACACTGAGGAGAGATGACCCCGTTCTAATGAATATTTGcttctgtcctctgaccaccCTGGGGGTCCACACTTAACCCCACCCCCCAGAGTTCCCTCTCACCACCCCATATGCATCACCCCACTGCACACCAGGGTTAAGCTTTGATGATAAATGGTTTTATTTCTAAGAGTGTCTGGACCAAATTCCATGTGTTTCTTAGACACCCACATGGGGCTTTCCTTCCAAAAGAGAGTTGCCAGGTGCATGAACCCCATCATGGAGGGTCCTTCTGGGCCATGCTGACTGTGGCAGAGATGCAGTTAGATGCCACCAGTAAGTAGTCTAGGCCACGCTGCACCAGGCAGACCCCAGAAGACTACAAGCACCCCTTGAGCCGCTCACAGTACCCAACCCCTAGGAACAGAAATAGTGTGGCTGGCGGCTATCTGTGAGAAGATCTGAGTACCCCAGGCCCCGCTAGGTGAGCTCGGTGAGATCTGCAGAGCTGTGTTGGTCCCATGGTCCTCTGAGGTAGAGGGAAGGATCACCCAGGTTTGGCTCTGTGCTGCTACGGCAGtgcttcctccccttccctgaaAAATCTCCTCCTGTCATGATCCTGTCCTTCAGGCATCCCCCAGTGAACCACAGGAAGGATGCTCTTTGTCGAAAGTAGCTGTCCAGCTCCAAGACTCCGCTGGGGAAACGGGCTGCCTGACCTTCTGCGGGCGCAACTTCAGATTGAGGACATGCCCAACACCCAACCTGGGCACCCCACTCTCCAACTCCCACTCTGTCTTCATATCCTTCCCCATGAGCCCTAtggcactgcccccccccccgcagacgCTGAGATGAGGTCTTACCAGCTGGCCCAGTGGGAACTTTATTGATAATTCTCATTGTCTGTGCGTTCTATGGCGATCCAGAACCTCTGCCCTGATCCAGCCAGAGTCCCAGGTAATGTAACACAAAAACCCAGCACGACAGTTGAGGTGTGTGTACAGCTTCTGGAGACCCCTACTATAaacatcagcagcagcaggggcCTTCCtggtccccacccctccccactgGGAGTCCCTACATGGGGCTGTACCTGGGCTCTGGAACCCATCTGGAGTTCATGTCAGGCCTGACTGCTTCAGGATAGCAACAGAGATGTTTCCCCCACTCCTCAGAGGACACACATCTTCCTGATACTGTATTCTAGAAGGTTCCCACTTCATTTGGGAAGCCAGACTGTCTGTGGAGACGGGTGTGTCAGCAATGCCTCCTCCCGGCATACGCTGGGAACGAGGGATCTCCAGCACACATCTGGCCTATTCTCTTGCTGTTGGAAGGACCTCAGGTGTCCTTGAGTAATGGCTGTCCCTGGGGATCTTCTCAGGAAAGACTGTCCAAGGACAGACTATTCTAAGAAGAATTCCTGACCTCACAGTGGTATCAGCTGGAAAGGCCAGGGCCGCTCTCCTGTCCTTGGCCATTAGGGTAACATCCATCACTGCTCTGCTGTCTGAGACTCCGACCCCCAGCCTCCCGCTAAGCAACATCTGGAGGCTAGAGAAAAGGAgactcaggaaggaaagggatcCTGGCATCTTATTCCTTTGGAGCAGATGCCTCAAGCGGTCGCTGAATTCAGAGGCATGTGTTTGCCGCCCCCTTGTGGCTATCAGAGGAGCTCACATGCGCCCATGAATAGCAAAGCTTCACCCATCCAGAGCCTCCTGCACTCCTCCAGGCAGTGGGTCTGAGCCTGGGCAGGTGAGGAGAGCATTACAGCCCAGGGGGTTGGCATCCATCCTACGAAGCTCCCGGTTTATCTATAGGGGAGGCCTTCCAAGATTCCCAGCCAATACATGAAAACTGCCCTGAAGCCTTAAAACCATCACTACTGAACACTGTCTGGAACTGGGATGGTGTGTGAGGCCACAGGAAATATGacaggaattttcttttccttctccataaGTTGATGGATCAAAGATTGATGCTCCAGGAGGGTCTCAGCATGTGGTATCTTTTTCTTTACTCATACATTAAGAACGTTCACTTTTCACCTGAGGGTATTGCTTCGAAGTCCCTCTTGGGCATTCAGAATGTCACATGATCCCCCTTGCCTACCAGGGCATCACTAAGCGAAATATTGGCACCTGGTCCTAAGCACTGACCACTGACCTGGTTAACTATGCCGAGACTGGCGGGTAAGGGGCAGGGAGCTAACACAGAGCGGATGCGTGGGAACGGGACTCACACGGGACAGAACTATCTCCCAAGAATGACGTGTGCATGCACGGAAACTTAAG
It encodes the following:
- the LOC101990704 gene encoding epoxide hydrolase 1-like, whose translation is FNSVATARIFYKLMLRLGFQKFYIQGGDWGSLICTNLAQIVPNHVKGLHLNMAFISRSIYTLTPLLGQSFGRFLGYTERDIELLYPFKEKVFNSIMRESGYLHIQATKPDTVGCALNDSPVGLAAYILEKFSTWTKSEYRDLEDGGLERKFSLEDLLTNIMIYWTTGTIVSSQRYYKENLGQGVMVHRHEGMKVFVPTGYSAFPSEILHAPEKWVKVKYPKLISYSYMERGGHFAAFEEPKLLAQDIRKFVSLAELQ